Proteins encoded together in one Acanthopagrus latus isolate v.2019 chromosome 19, fAcaLat1.1, whole genome shotgun sequence window:
- the dipk2ab gene encoding divergent protein kinase domain 2Ab has protein sequence MLRFLPLKLGRLYRCLKLLLVVGLFVILLMNTHNLFASFQKNELTDRRFINLNKCPACFGTSWCRKFMNGQVSFETWGRLRFLDVFNVKNVYFAQYGEPREGTRRVVLKRLGSNQELAEIDQKICKRATGRPRCDLIQAMYKTEFARINGDVRLLTPEVVEGWSDLVHCPSQRLLDRVVRRYAETKDSGSFLLKNLKDTERMQLLMTLAFNPEPLVLQSFPSDEGWPFAKYLGACGRVVAVNYVGEELWSFYNAPWEKRVDLARQLMDIAEQLTNNDFEFALYLLDVSFDNFAVGPRDGKVIVVDAENVLVADKRLIKQNKPESYDVWYESRFEECDREACLSFSKDSLCSRVTVDHNYYAVCQNLLSRYATWRGTTGGLLHDPPAHIAKDGQLEALLDECTKPKKRYGRFQAAKELREYLTQLAAASSSATAR, from the exons ATGCTGCGCTTCCTGCCTCTCAAACTTGGCCGCCTGTACCGCTGTCTGAAGCTCTTGCTGGTGGTGGGATTGTTTGTCATCCTGTTGATGAACACCCACAACCTGTTCGCCTCCTTCCAGAAGAATGAACTCACTGACAGACGCTTCATCAACCTCAACAAGTGTCCCGCCTGCTTTGGCACCAGCTGGTGCCGCAAATTCATGAACGGTCAGGTTTCCTTCGAGACCTGGGGTCGCTTACGATTCCTAGACGTTTTCAATGTCAAGAATGTTTACTTTGCCCAGTACGGTGAGCCCAGAGAGGGCACCCGTCGTGTGGTGCTCAAACGACTTGGCTCTAACCAGGAGCTGGCTGAGATAGACCAGAAAATCTGCAAGCGAGCCACTGGCAGGCCACGCTGTGACCTCATCCAGGCGATGTACAAGACTGAATTCGCCCGCATCAATGGCGACGTTCGTCTGCTGACCCCAGAGGTGGTGGAGGGCTGGTCAGACCTGGTGCACTGCCCCTCTCAGAGGCTGCTGGACCGGGTAGTCCGCAGGTACGCCGAGACCAAAGACTCAGGCAGCTTCCTGCTGAAGAACCTCAAGGACACGGAGAGAATGCAGCTGCTCATGACCTTGGCATTCAACCCAGAACCACTCGTATTACAG AGCTTTCCCTCAGACGAGGGGTGGCCATTCGCCAAGTACCTGGGAGCCTGTGGGCGCGTGGTAGCTGTCAACTACGTGGGCGAGGAGCTGTGGAGCTTCTACAACGCACCCTGGGAGAAGAGGGTGGACTTGGCACGCCAGCTGATGGACATTGCCGAGCAGCTCACCAACAACGACTTTGAGTTCGCCCTCTACCTGCTCGACGTCAGCTTCGACAACTTCGCGGTCGGCCCGCGCGACGGAAAGGTCATCGTCGTCGACGCCGAGAATGTCCTTGTGGCCGACAAAAGGCTGATCAAGCAGA ACAAGCCAGAGAGCTACGACGTGTGGTATGAGAGCCGCTTCGAGGAGTGCGACAGGGAGGCCTGCCTGTCTTTCTCCAAGGACTCCCTTTGTTCCAGGGTCACCGTGGACCACAACTACTATGCCGTGTGCCAGAACCTGCTGTCGCGGTACGCTACGTGGCGGGGCACCACCGGAGGCCTCCTCCACGACCCCCCCGCCCACATAGCCAAAGATGGACAACTCGAGGCCCTGCTGGACGAGTGCACCAAACCCAAAAAGCGCTACGGCCGCTTCCAGGCGGCCAAGGAACTGCGCGAATACCTCACGCAGCTAGCTGCCGCTTCCTCCTCGGCCACAGCCAGGTAA